The DNA window AAGGCAACCAGCGGCAACGACAAGCTGCTCAAGGGATTGGAAGATTGGTTTCCCGCCCCGGAAAGCTTCGACGACTGGCTCTTTGTCACGCAGCTCAACCAGGCGCGCGCCATCAGCGTCGGCGTCGACCATATGCGATCGCATCGCCCCACCTGCATGGGCACGATCGTCTGGCAGCTCAACGACTGCTGGCCGGTGACCTCCTGGGCAGCGGTCGACGGTGCCGGACGGAAGAAGCCGCTCTGGTACGCGCTGCGCAACAGCTACGCACCGCACTTCCTGACCATCCAGCCGCGTGGCAACAGTCTCTCCGCCGTCGCCGTCAACGACACGACCTTGTTTTGGCGCGTACCCCTCACCGTCGAGCGTTTCGATTTCAGCGGCACGCTTCTCGCCCGCCATTCCGTCTGGCGCATTCTCTGCGACCGCTTCGAAGCCACTGAGATATCGATACCTAAGGATGTGGCCACGCCGGGCGATCCTGATCGAGAGTTCCTGCGCGCCCGCCTTGGCGATGCCGAGGCCTGGTGGTTCTTCGAAAAGGATATGAAACTGCAATATCCGCAGCCTCGCTTCGAGCTCCAGGCCGAACAGACCACCGATGGCCTAGCCGTCACGGTTACGGCGCAATCCTTCCTGCGCGATCTCTGCCTGTTTGCCGATCGCATCAGCCCGAGTGCCGAGGTCGACGACATGTTGGTCAACTTGATGCCGGGCGAGAGCAAGACGTTCCGCATCAAGGGTATGTCGAAGGAGGCTTGGGACGATGCCGATCTTTCCTCCGTTGTGCGCACGGCCAATCAGGTTGCACATACCCCAGGCTCGGTGGTGACGGAATTCGCCGGTCACAAGTCGAAGCGGATCTCATGAAGGATTGCGGTCGGAAACGGCAAATTGCCTCCTATGATCAAGCGGCGGCTTGTGATCTAGTGCGCTTATCCGACCCATGAATCAGCGAGACACCGGCTATGTCCTCGGAACCCAATCGCAGCTTTCAGACGCCACGGCGCGAAGAACTCGGTCTTTCCACACTTACGAATAGCGCCGGCCTATCGGTATCGGCGCTACCGAACGGTACGGTTTTTGCCATCGACTTCGCCGACCAGCAGGGCGGTGTCATGATCAATCAGGTGCTGGGATCGCCTGTTTACGGCGGTATCGGGCGCCTCTATCTGCGCATTGGCGGTTCACAGCCTAAAGTCGCCGAAATCGCCGGTCCCAAGGCCGCCGTGCGGTTCGGCCATGACGAGACGGGCTTTTGCTGGAGCGGCGAGACCGCCGGCATCCAGCATACGGTCCGGCTGCAGCTCCATTCCAGCGAAAGCGTCTGGTTCTGGCAGGTTTGGCTTGAAAATACGACCAGCGCCGCGCTTTTGGCCGATCTCGTCCTGATCCAGGATGTCGGCCTCGGTGATCGTGGTTTCCTGATGAACAGCGAAGCCTATGCTTCGCAGTATATCGACCACCACATTGCCGATCATGCCGCCTTTGGCCCAGTCGTGATGAACCGGCAGAACCTCAAGCAGGGTGGCGGGCGTAATCCGTGGCTCGCACAGGGCTGCCTTGATGGAGCCGCGGCCTATGCCACGGACGCGATCCAGCTGGTGGTGCCCGCCCGCGGCGGCGACGCGCACATGGTGCCGGGCTTCGGCGAAAGCCTGCCCAGCACGCCCCGGCAGCACGAAGTCGCCTGCCCGGCGATCCAGTCGAAGCCACTCGCGCTCGCGCCAGGGGCTGTTGTGACCACAACATTCTTTGGCCTGTTCGTTGCCGATCACCCTGCAGCCTCCGGCGATGCAGACCTTGCACGGCTCGACGCCCTGCCGCAGGCGCTCGGCGAACTGATCGCAACGGATATTGCCGCCAGTCTGCCCGTTCGCAGCCTCGTGCAGGACGCCCCCCTGTTCGCAACCGAGCCATTGGACGAAGCGACGATCAACCGGCTTTATCCGAAGCGGATGCTGGAAGAGCGTATCGATGGCCAGCTCTATTCCTTCTTCGTGCCGGACGGTTCGCTTAATCGCCACATCGTGTTGCGTGAGAAAGAGCATGTCGTTGCCCGCCGTCACGGGGCTATCGTTCGTAGTGGCCAGAACATGCTGTTGGACGACCAGACGCTGGCTGCAACCTGCTGGATGCAGGGCATCTTCGCCGCGCAGTTGACCATCGGCAATACGTCCTTCCACAAGCTCTTCTCGGTCTCCCGCGATCCCTACAACCTGACGCGGGCGAGCGGCCTGCGCATCCTCGTCGACCTCGGCGAAGGCTGGCGCCTGCTTGGCGTCCCCGCTGCCTTTGATATGGGATTGAGCGATGTCCGCTGGATCTATCGGCTTGCCGGCCGCACCATCACCGTGACGGCGATCGCCTCCGGTGATGACCCCTCCATGCAGTGGAACGTCACGGTCGAAGGTACTGCCTGCCGCTTCCTGGTATTCGGCCACATCGTGCTTGGCGAACGTGACTACGAAGCCGTCGCAAATATCGAGATCGACGCTGCCGCCAAGCGGATATCGTTCCGCCCCCAGCCGTCTTGGCTTTGGGATCGCTATCCGCATGCCGCCTATCATCTCGTCACCTCGACGCCGGATGCCTTCGAAGCAGTCGGCGGCGATGAGCTTCTGTACAGCGACGGCATTTCTCGCAACGGCCCCTTCATCGCGCTGAAGTCGCGCCCGACGCAAAGCTTCAGCTTTGCGGTCACCGGATCGATGACCGACGCAGCGGCAGGCGAACGTCTTGCCGCGCGTTACAAGGCCGGCGTCAGCAGCGAAGTGATGCTTGCCCCTGCACAGCGCTTCTGGAACCATGTGACGCGCGGCATGCGCATCGAAGGTGATGGGGCTGATGTCGTTGCACAGGCTGTGATGCTGCCCTGGATTGCGCACGACGCGATCGTGCACTTGAGCGTACCGCACGGCCTCGAGCAATATACCGGCGCTGCCTGGGGGACGCGCGACGTCTGCCAGGGACCGGTAGAATTCCTGCTCGCCTATGAACACGATGCCGAAGTGAAGCAGGTTCTGAGCACGGTCTTTTCGGAGCAATACCGGGATCGGGGCGACTGGCCGCAATGGTTCATGCTGGAGCCCTATGCCAATATCCGCGCCGGCGAGAGCCATGGAGATATCGTCGTTTGGCCGCTAAAGGCGCTGTGCGACTATATCGAGGCCACGGGCGATCTCGCTTTCCTGGCCGAAACCGTGCCATGGCGCGCCGACGATACCATGCAACGGACCGAAGAGACGGCGACGATTTCCGCGCATGTCGACAAGCTGCTCGATACCGTCCGCAGCCGCTTCGTGCCCGGCACCAGCCTGATCCGCTATGGCGAAGGCGATTGGAACGACAGCCTGCAGCCGGCCGATCCGCATTTGCGCGATTGGATGGTCAGCAGTTGGACCGTCTCGCTGCTCTACGAGCAGCTCGTGCGCTACGCCGCGATCCTGACGCTGTGCAGCCGCGCCGGGGAGGCGCAGACACTCAAGGAAACGGCCGCAGCCATGCGCGATGATTTCAACCGCCTCTTGATGCGCGACGGCGTCGTCGCCGGCTACGGCGTGTTCAATCCGAGCCATGACGGCGTCGAACTGCTGCTGCATCCGCAAGATACCCGCACCGGCCTGCATTATTCGCTGATCGCAATGACGCAGCCGATGCTGGGTGGTCTCTTTACGCCCGAGCAG is part of the Rhizobium jaguaris genome and encodes:
- a CDS encoding GH36-type glycosyl hydrolase domain-containing protein, whose product is MSSEPNRSFQTPRREELGLSTLTNSAGLSVSALPNGTVFAIDFADQQGGVMINQVLGSPVYGGIGRLYLRIGGSQPKVAEIAGPKAAVRFGHDETGFCWSGETAGIQHTVRLQLHSSESVWFWQVWLENTTSAALLADLVLIQDVGLGDRGFLMNSEAYASQYIDHHIADHAAFGPVVMNRQNLKQGGGRNPWLAQGCLDGAAAYATDAIQLVVPARGGDAHMVPGFGESLPSTPRQHEVACPAIQSKPLALAPGAVVTTTFFGLFVADHPAASGDADLARLDALPQALGELIATDIAASLPVRSLVQDAPLFATEPLDEATINRLYPKRMLEERIDGQLYSFFVPDGSLNRHIVLREKEHVVARRHGAIVRSGQNMLLDDQTLAATCWMQGIFAAQLTIGNTSFHKLFSVSRDPYNLTRASGLRILVDLGEGWRLLGVPAAFDMGLSDVRWIYRLAGRTITVTAIASGDDPSMQWNVTVEGTACRFLVFGHIVLGERDYEAVANIEIDAAAKRISFRPQPSWLWDRYPHAAYHLVTSTPDAFEAVGGDELLYSDGISRNGPFIALKSRPTQSFSFAVTGSMTDAAAGERLAARYKAGVSSEVMLAPAQRFWNHVTRGMRIEGDGADVVAQAVMLPWIAHDAIVHLSVPHGLEQYTGAAWGTRDVCQGPVEFLLAYEHDAEVKQVLSTVFSEQYRDRGDWPQWFMLEPYANIRAGESHGDIVVWPLKALCDYIEATGDLAFLAETVPWRADDTMQRTEETATISAHVDKLLDTVRSRFVPGTSLIRYGEGDWNDSLQPADPHLRDWMVSSWTVSLLYEQLVRYAAILTLCSRAGEAQTLKETAAAMRDDFNRLLMRDGVVAGYGVFNPSHDGVELLLHPQDTRTGLHYSLIAMTQPMLGGLFTPEQRHQHMKLIKDNLLFPDGVRLMEKPATYAGGPETLFRRAESSSFFGREIGLMYVHAHLRYCEALALDSDAEGVWSALALANPIAVSGRLDHASLRQRNTYFSSSDAAFADRYHASDDWDRVKAGDIAVDGGWRIYSSGPGLYTKSLINNVFGFKRHFGKRIRKPLLPASIAVSEVELNFEA